A window of Streptomyces sp. DG1A-41 contains these coding sequences:
- a CDS encoding NlpC/P60 family protein has translation MASHRKSRPAGTRVAGIRTPALATAALTSVALLSQSANAAPDADDKPSLEEVEKKIDDLYRQAESATDKYNSAKEKTTKQRKRVDTLLDDVAQRTQKLNEAREELGSFAAAQYRTGASAPDTATFLLADTPQDYFDQTQLMDRMTGRQKVAVDDYVTQQSETMKKRQEATESLETLTETQGDLKTAKATVQRKLADARELLSKLTAEEQARLAAIEREKRQEAARKAAELARQQAAQQKAQEEAAQQQESGSSSSSGSSSSSTAPADSSYATKAEKALAFARAQIGKPYVWGAVGPGSYDCSGLTQAAWKAAGVTLPRTTYDQVDAGTTVSLADAQPGDLVFFYDDITHVGIYIGNGMMIHAPKPGTYVREESIYYDGESAIHSVVRPA, from the coding sequence TTGGCGTCGCACCGCAAGTCGCGTCCCGCGGGTACGCGCGTCGCAGGCATACGGACCCCCGCCCTCGCAACGGCGGCCCTCACGTCCGTGGCCCTGCTGTCCCAGTCGGCCAATGCCGCCCCCGATGCCGACGACAAGCCGAGTCTCGAGGAAGTCGAGAAGAAGATCGACGACCTGTACCGCCAGGCCGAGTCGGCGACCGACAAGTACAACTCGGCCAAGGAGAAGACCACCAAGCAGCGCAAGCGCGTCGACACCCTCCTCGACGACGTCGCCCAGCGCACCCAGAAGCTCAACGAGGCACGGGAGGAACTCGGTTCCTTCGCCGCCGCCCAGTACCGCACCGGCGCCTCCGCCCCGGACACGGCGACGTTCCTGCTCGCGGACACCCCGCAGGACTACTTCGACCAGACCCAGCTGATGGACCGGATGACCGGCCGTCAGAAGGTCGCGGTCGACGACTACGTCACCCAGCAGTCCGAGACGATGAAGAAGCGCCAGGAGGCCACCGAGAGCCTCGAGACGCTCACCGAGACGCAGGGCGACCTCAAGACGGCCAAGGCCACCGTCCAGAGGAAGCTCGCCGACGCGCGCGAACTGTTGTCGAAGCTGACCGCCGAGGAGCAGGCGCGGCTCGCGGCGATCGAGAGGGAGAAGCGGCAGGAGGCCGCACGCAAGGCCGCCGAGCTGGCCCGGCAGCAGGCCGCGCAGCAGAAGGCACAGGAGGAGGCCGCCCAGCAGCAGGAGAGCGGTTCGTCCTCGTCGTCGGGCTCGTCCTCCTCCTCGACGGCCCCGGCCGACTCCTCGTACGCCACCAAGGCCGAGAAGGCGCTCGCCTTCGCCCGCGCCCAGATCGGCAAGCCGTACGTCTGGGGCGCCGTCGGCCCCGGCTCCTACGACTGCTCCGGCCTCACCCAGGCCGCCTGGAAGGCCGCGGGCGTCACCCTGCCGCGCACGACCTACGACCAGGTCGACGCCGGCACCACGGTCTCCCTCGCCGACGCCCAGCCCGGTGACCTGGTCTTCTTCTATGACGACATCACCCACGTAGGCATCTACATCGGCAACGGCATGATGATCCACGCCCCGAAGCCCGGCACCTATGTGCGCGAGGAGTCGATCTACTACGACGGCGAGTCGGCGATCCACAGCGTGGTGCGCCCGGCCTGA
- a CDS encoding response regulator transcription factor, producing the protein MSDPTEANGTAGSAEAAGPAESGGGPGRRVRVVLVDDHRMFRTGVQAEIGRTEQTGVEVVGEAADVDQAVTVITATRPEVVLLDVHLPGGGGVEVLRRCAPLMADAEQPVRFLALSVSDAAEDVIGVIRGGARGYVTKTITGSDLVDSIFRVQEGDAVFSPRLAGFVLDAFASTDAPPVDEDLDRLTQREREVLRLIARGYAYKEIAKQLFISVKTVESHVSAVLRKLQLSNRHELTRWATARRLV; encoded by the coding sequence ATGAGCGACCCGACCGAGGCGAACGGTACGGCGGGATCGGCGGAGGCGGCCGGGCCCGCGGAGTCGGGCGGCGGCCCGGGGCGTCGCGTGCGCGTGGTCCTCGTGGACGACCACCGCATGTTCCGTACGGGGGTCCAGGCCGAGATCGGGCGGACCGAGCAGACCGGTGTGGAGGTCGTCGGCGAGGCCGCGGACGTGGACCAGGCGGTCACGGTCATCACCGCCACCCGGCCCGAGGTGGTCCTCCTCGACGTGCACCTGCCCGGCGGCGGTGGTGTCGAAGTGCTGCGTCGCTGCGCCCCGTTGATGGCCGACGCCGAACAGCCCGTCCGTTTCCTCGCGCTGTCCGTGTCGGACGCCGCCGAGGACGTGATCGGTGTGATCCGCGGCGGGGCCCGCGGGTACGTCACCAAGACGATCACGGGCTCCGACCTCGTCGACTCCATCTTCCGTGTCCAGGAGGGCGACGCGGTCTTCTCCCCGCGGCTGGCCGGCTTCGTCCTCGACGCCTTCGCCTCCACGGACGCGCCGCCGGTCGACGAGGACCTGGACCGCCTCACCCAGCGCGAGCGTGAGGTGCTGCGGCTCATCGCCCGGGGGTACGCGTACAAGGAGATCGCCAAGCAGCTGTTCATCTCGGTGAAGACGGTCGAGTCGCATGTCTCGGCGGTCCTCCGCAAGCTCCAGCTCTCCAACCGGCACGAGCTGACGCGGTGGGCGACGGCTCGCCGGCTGGTGTGA
- the pcrA gene encoding DNA helicase PcrA, protein MSSLFDDSFLADLQAQRGPADEPPPPPEDDHVPEPVPDDLFGGKFDVPPDRDAYYRDGAPRPVVDTAALLEGLNDNQRAAVVHSGSPLLIVASAGSGKTRVLTHRIAHLLAERGVHPGQILAITFTNKAAGEMKERVEQLVGPRANAMWVMTFHSACVRILRRESKKLGFTSSFSIYDAADSKRLMALVCRDLDLDPKRFPPKSFSAKISNLKNELIDEEDFAAQAADGFEKTLAQAYAMYQSRLREANALDFDDLIMTTVNLLRAFPDVAEHYRRRFRHVLVDEYQDTNHAQYALVRELVGTSEHPVDVPPGPDDIPPAELCVVGDADQSIYAFRGATIRNILQFEEDYPDATTILLEQNYRSTQTILSAANAVIERNESRRPKNLWTNAGTGATITGYVADTEHDEAQFVADEIDRLTDAGEAKAGDVAVFYRTNAQSRVFEEVFIRVGLPYKVVGGVRFYERKEVRDVLAYLRVLANPEDSVPLRRILNVPKRGIGDRAEAMIDALAQREKISFPQALKRVDEAYGMAARSTNAVKRFNTLMEDLRTIVESGAGPATVLEAVLERTGYLAELQASTDPQDETRIENLQELAAVAMEFEQERGEGAETSGVAAPGGTLSDFLEQVALVADSDQIPDEEDGDGVITLMTLHTAKGLEFPVVFLTGMEDGVFPHMRALGQTKELEEERRLAYVGITRARERLYLTRSTLRSAWGQPSYNPPSRFLEEIPPAFVEWKRTGATAPASSGPVSGVAASLSSSRSRSSASGASGFSTRRTSEKPVVSLAVGDRVTHDQFGLGTVVAVKGTGANAEATIDFGDTKPKRLLLRYAPVEKL, encoded by the coding sequence ATGAGCAGCCTCTTTGACGACAGCTTCCTGGCGGACCTCCAGGCCCAGCGGGGCCCCGCGGACGAGCCCCCGCCGCCACCCGAGGACGATCACGTTCCGGAGCCGGTTCCGGACGATCTGTTCGGCGGCAAGTTCGACGTGCCCCCGGACCGGGACGCCTACTACCGCGACGGCGCCCCGCGCCCGGTGGTGGATACCGCCGCCCTGCTGGAGGGGCTGAACGACAACCAGCGCGCCGCCGTCGTCCACTCCGGCTCCCCGCTGCTCATCGTGGCCAGCGCCGGCTCCGGCAAGACCCGCGTGCTCACGCACCGCATCGCCCACCTGCTCGCCGAGCGGGGTGTCCACCCGGGCCAGATCCTCGCGATCACCTTCACCAACAAGGCCGCGGGCGAGATGAAGGAGCGCGTCGAGCAGCTCGTCGGCCCGCGGGCGAACGCGATGTGGGTGATGACCTTCCACAGCGCCTGCGTGCGCATCCTGCGGCGGGAGAGCAAGAAGCTCGGCTTCACGTCCTCCTTCTCGATCTACGACGCCGCCGACTCCAAGCGCCTGATGGCCCTGGTCTGCCGCGACCTGGACCTCGACCCCAAGCGCTTCCCGCCGAAGTCCTTCAGCGCCAAGATCAGCAACCTGAAGAACGAGCTGATCGACGAGGAGGACTTCGCCGCCCAGGCCGCCGACGGCTTCGAGAAGACCCTCGCCCAGGCCTACGCGATGTACCAGTCGCGGCTGCGCGAGGCGAACGCCCTCGACTTCGACGACCTGATCATGACGACGGTCAACCTGCTGCGCGCCTTCCCGGACGTCGCCGAGCACTACCGCCGCCGCTTCCGCCACGTGCTCGTCGACGAGTACCAGGACACCAACCACGCCCAGTACGCCCTCGTCCGGGAGCTCGTCGGCACCTCCGAGCACCCCGTCGACGTACCGCCGGGCCCGGACGACATCCCGCCCGCCGAGCTGTGCGTGGTGGGTGACGCCGACCAGTCGATCTACGCCTTCCGCGGCGCGACGATCCGCAACATTCTCCAGTTCGAGGAGGACTACCCGGACGCGACGACGATCCTGCTGGAGCAGAACTACCGCTCCACCCAGACGATTCTGAGCGCTGCCAACGCGGTCATCGAGCGCAACGAGTCCCGCCGCCCCAAGAACCTGTGGACCAACGCGGGCACGGGCGCCACGATCACCGGCTACGTCGCCGACACCGAGCACGACGAGGCGCAGTTCGTCGCCGACGAGATAGACCGGCTCACGGACGCCGGCGAGGCGAAGGCCGGCGACGTCGCCGTCTTCTACCGCACCAACGCCCAGTCCCGTGTCTTCGAAGAGGTCTTCATCCGCGTCGGCCTGCCCTACAAGGTCGTCGGCGGCGTCCGCTTCTACGAGCGCAAGGAGGTCCGCGACGTCCTGGCCTACCTGCGCGTGCTCGCCAACCCGGAGGACTCGGTGCCGCTGCGCCGGATCCTCAACGTCCCCAAGCGGGGCATCGGCGACCGCGCCGAGGCGATGATCGACGCCCTCGCCCAGCGAGAGAAGATCAGCTTCCCGCAGGCGCTGAAGCGTGTGGACGAGGCGTACGGCATGGCCGCGCGCTCCACCAACGCCGTCAAGCGGTTCAACACGCTGATGGAGGACCTCCGTACGATCGTCGAGTCCGGCGCCGGACCGGCCACCGTGCTGGAGGCCGTCCTGGAACGCACCGGGTACCTCGCCGAGTTGCAGGCCTCCACCGACCCGCAGGACGAGACCCGGATCGAGAACCTCCAGGAACTCGCCGCCGTCGCCATGGAGTTCGAGCAGGAGCGCGGCGAGGGCGCGGAGACATCGGGGGTTGCCGCCCCGGGGGGCACGCTGTCCGACTTCCTCGAACAGGTAGCGCTGGTCGCCGACTCCGACCAGATCCCCGACGAGGAGGACGGCGACGGCGTCATCACGCTGATGACCCTGCACACAGCCAAGGGCCTGGAGTTCCCGGTCGTCTTCCTCACCGGCATGGAGGACGGCGTCTTCCCGCACATGCGCGCCCTCGGCCAGACCAAGGAGCTGGAGGAGGAGCGGCGCCTGGCGTACGTCGGCATCACGCGAGCGCGAGAGCGGCTGTATCTGACGCGGTCCACCCTGCGCAGCGCCTGGGGCCAGCCGTCGTACAACCCGCCCTCCCGGTTCCTGGAGGAGATCCCGCCGGCGTTCGTGGAGTGGAAGCGGACGGGGGCGACCGCGCCCGCGTCCTCCGGGCCGGTCTCCGGGGTGGCGGCTTCGCTGTCGTCGTCCCGCTCGCGTTCGTCGGCGTCGGGCGCGTCCGGCTTCTCCACGCGCCGGACCTCCGAGAAGCCGGTCGTGTCACTGGCCGTCGGGGACCGGGTCACGCACGACCAGTTCGGGCTCGGGACCGTCGTGGCGGTGAAGGGCACGGGCGCGAACGCCGAGGCGACCATCGACTTCGGGGACACCAAACCGAAGCGGCTGCTGCTGCGGTACGCGCCGGTGGAGAAGCTGTAG
- a CDS encoding NlpC/P60 family protein, whose protein sequence is MAAHRKPRQRSASGNKARTAATIALAGAATATGFDGTGHAEPELTPGQVKAKVDELYQDAEVATEKYNGAKEKAEAAGRRLKDLQDQAARKEERLNSAREELGSVAAAQYRGGGLDPALQLALSDDPDRYLQNAEFVERAGNRQQADVARVRRQLREIEQLRGAAHIELTSLKSRQTELRRHKKTITGKLGSARQLLSRLSAQERSRLGEAPGTDRASRSSAGARDRLAAPGSVSAQAPNARAAAAVSYAYQKLGSPYVWGATGPNAFDCSGLVQAAYRSAGVSLPRTTYSQIDAGRRVSRSELLPGDLVFFYAGISHVGIYVGNGRMIHAPNPSAPVRVAPLDEMPFTGATRVV, encoded by the coding sequence GTGGCAGCGCATCGCAAGCCCCGCCAGCGCTCCGCGAGCGGCAACAAGGCCCGTACGGCCGCCACGATCGCCCTCGCGGGCGCGGCGACCGCGACGGGCTTCGACGGCACCGGACACGCCGAACCTGAGCTCACCCCCGGCCAGGTCAAGGCCAAGGTGGACGAGCTGTACCAGGATGCGGAGGTCGCCACCGAGAAGTACAACGGCGCGAAGGAGAAGGCCGAGGCGGCCGGACGGCGGCTGAAGGACCTCCAGGACCAGGCGGCACGCAAGGAGGAACGGCTCAACTCCGCCCGCGAGGAACTGGGGTCGGTCGCCGCCGCCCAGTACCGCGGGGGCGGCCTCGACCCCGCGCTCCAGCTCGCCCTGTCCGACGATCCCGACCGGTACCTCCAGAACGCCGAGTTCGTCGAGCGGGCCGGCAACCGGCAGCAGGCCGACGTCGCGCGCGTACGCCGGCAGCTCCGGGAGATCGAGCAGCTGCGCGGGGCCGCCCACATCGAGCTGACCTCCCTGAAATCACGGCAGACGGAGCTGAGACGGCACAAGAAGACGATCACCGGCAAGCTGGGCTCCGCGCGTCAGCTGCTGTCCCGGCTCAGCGCGCAGGAACGTTCCAGGCTCGGCGAAGCGCCGGGCACGGACCGCGCCTCACGCTCCTCGGCGGGTGCGCGTGACCGCCTCGCCGCCCCCGGGTCCGTCAGCGCGCAGGCGCCCAACGCCCGCGCGGCCGCCGCCGTGTCCTACGCCTACCAGAAGCTCGGCAGCCCCTACGTCTGGGGCGCGACCGGCCCGAACGCCTTCGACTGCTCGGGCCTCGTCCAGGCCGCGTACCGCTCCGCGGGCGTCTCCCTGCCCCGCACGACGTACTCCCAGATCGACGCGGGCCGCCGCGTCTCCCGCTCCGAACTCCTCCCCGGGGACCTGGTGTTCTTCTACGCCGGCATCAGTCACGTCGGCATCTATGTGGGCAACGGCCGGATGATCCACGCCCCGAACCCCTCCGCCCCGGTCCGGGTCGCCCCGCTCGACGAGATGCCGTTCACGGGCGCCACCCGGGTGGTCTGA